In one Coccinella septempunctata chromosome 6, icCocSept1.1, whole genome shotgun sequence genomic region, the following are encoded:
- the LOC123315326 gene encoding kinesin-like protein KIF23 — MNTPYKSTPYASRKLRKEKTTLSDGSSDSVKEPVRVFCRLRPLKDDESDESCITLVSPTVLSLNSPVDPKYLPQRELHCQFKQIFTSYATQKEVFEFVAMPLLQDLFKGKNALLLSYGVTGSGKTYTLSGESNNPGIMPRSIDTIFNTIEELQAPKFTIKPDKMNGFLIQSEDEAAQERLLENKLGSKTLKGKNTRRGMGDQPQYVNDGTRISDIDESCSYAVFVSYIEIYNNTVYDLLEESNTKSLQPKILREDTQKNMYIIGVTEVEVKSADEAFEVLSIGQKKKRMGHTLLNSESSRSHSVFNIRLVQMEQVAHNSKGMEVVPDSNLIRVSQLSLVDLAGSERTNRTQTTGMRLKEAGRINNSLMCLRNCLEVLRENQLTGSNKLVPYRDSRLTFLFKNFFEGYGKVEMIVCVNPSIHDYEENLQVMKFAEMTQDVKIKRNEYKGTPIPRKTPKKIFNTNTPASASKIKATSAFTLPKIPTYSFEPDNFDEMGEKIEQIGKILKLRSSRMENYFCELNNKEKNFRKRLCGLNESNVLNISEMKSLKTIIKRNKEETYNLKNKIVDLETVNDSLASKNEELQDVIRSLKRTIDEKDLKINQKILEKEKVKQKFVIANEKMSQELDSKLRKQREHLQASMKAKDNKLKRVREILESDEAFEARSEQGEKEKEVESPPREIQPVSSPPICDIQTSNRRNIQTPGGRHRRSRSAGEVWLEHNSIKPVPLGTVLQPSVKKRKSLTKLTKASDITNPNQSKYCLIAQDQDTEGEIETKVYKGDIVPTCGGGAQVIFNDVELLKQKSPTATP; from the coding sequence ATGAATACACCATACAAGTCGACACCGTATGCCTCAAGAAAACTAAGGAAGGAGAAAACAACCCTTTCTGATGGAAGTTCAGACAGTGTTAAAGAGCCGGTTCGTGTATTTTGCAGATTACGTCCTTTGAAAGACGATGAAAGTGACGAGTCCTGCATTACGTTGGTTTCCCCGACGGTATTGTCACTCAACTCTCCCGTTGATCCCAAGTATTTACCTCAAAGAGAGCTACACTGTCAGTTCAAACAAATTTTCACGTCTTATGCCACCCAAAAGGAAGTGTTTGAGTTTGTGGCAATGCCTCTACTTCAAGATTTATTCAAGGGTAAAAATGCGTTATTGTTAAGCTACGGCGTGACTGGTTCAGGCAAGACCTATACTCTATCTGGTGAATCTAATAACCCAGGGATAATGCCTAGAAGTATCGACACCATTTTCAATACAATCGAAGAACTTCAAGCACCAAAGTTCACCATTAAACCTGATAAAATGAATGGTTTCTTGATTCAGTCTGAAGACGAGGCAGCTCAAGAGAGACTTTTAGAAAATAAACTTGGATCTAAGACTCTAAAAGGTAAAAATACCAGAAGAGGCATGGGTGATCAACCTCAGTATGTTAACGATGGAACAAGGATATCTGATATCGATGAAAGTTGCTCCTATGCGGTCTTTGTCAGTTATATAGAAATATATAACAACACTGTTTATGATCTACTAGAGGAATCAAACACTAAGAGTTTGCAACCTAAGATATTGAGGGAAGATACGCAGAAAAATATGTATATCATTGGAGTCACTGAAGTTGAAGTGAAATCTGCCGATGAAGCTTTTGAAGTTCTTAGTATTGGACAAAAGAAGAAGAGAATGGGACATACTCTACTCAATTCTGAATCTAGTCGTTCTCATTCTGTGTTCAATATTCGTTTGGTTCAGATGGAACAAGTAGCTCACAATAGCAAAGGTATGGAGGTCGTACCTGATTCTAACCTCATAAGGGTATCTCAGTTAAGTTTAGTTGATTTGGCTGGCTCTGAAAGAACAAATCGTACTCAAACCACAGGAATGAGATTGAAAGAGGCTGGTAGGATCAACAATTCACTCATGTGCTTGAGGAACTGCTTGGAAGTTCTAAGGGAAAACCAACTCACAGGTTCCAATAAGTTAGTGCCCTACCGGGACAGCAGATTAACTTTCCTCTTCAAGAACTTCTTCGAAGGATATGGTAAGGTAGAAATGATTGTTTGCGTTAATCCGTCCATTCATGATTACGAGGAGAATTTGCAAGTAATGAAGTTCGCTGAGATGACCCAAGACGTCAAAATTAAGAGGAACGAATACAAAGGTACCCCCATTCCTCGTAAAACAccgaagaaaattttcaacacaaaCACACCTGCATCTGCAAGTAAAATCAAAGCGACTTCCGCATTCACTCTACCGAAAATACCGACCTACAGCTTCGAACCTGATAATTTCGACGAGATGGGTGAGAAAATCGAGCAAATCGGTAAAATTCTGAAACTGAGAAGTTCAAGGATGGAGAATTATTTCTGCGAATTGAATAATAAAGAGAAGAATTTCAGGAAGAGGCTGTGCGGGTTGAATGAGAGTAACGTGTTGAACATTTCGGAAATGAAGAGTTTAAAAACAATAATTAAGAGAAATAAGGAGGAAACTTACAACTTGAAGAATAAAATCGTAGATCTGGAGACTGTCAACGATAGTCTGGCGTCCAAAAACGAAGAACTTCAAGACGTTATCAGATCTTTGAAACGAACCATAGATGAGAAAGACTTGAAGATTAACCAAAAAATCCTGGAGAAAGAGAAAGTTAAGCAAAAGTTCGTTATAGCAAACGAGAAAATGTCTCAAGAATTAGATAGCAAGCTGAGAAAACAAAGGGAGCATCTGCAGGCTTCTATGAAAGCCAAAGATAATAAGTTGAAACGAGTGAGAGAAATTTTGGAGAGCGACGAAGCCTTCGAAGCACGATCTGAACAAGGGGAGAAGGAAAAAGAAGTAGAGTCTCCACCACGTGAAATACAGCCGGTATCTTCTCCTCCAATATGTGATATACAAACAAGCAATAGGAGAAACATTCAAACTCCTGGTGGGAGACATAGACGTTCAAGATCTGCCGGAGAAGTGTGGTTGGAGCACAACTCGATCAAACCTGTACCACTTGGCACCGTTTTGCAGCCTTCAGTGAAAAAACGTAAGTCGCTGACGAAGTTAACCAAAGCCAGCGATATAACCAACCCTAATCAGAGTAAATACTGCCTGATCGCTCAAGATCAAGATACCGAAGGTGAGATCGAAACTAAGGTATATAAAGGGGATATTGTACCGACTTGTGGCGGAGGCGCCCAAGTCATCTTCAACGATGTAGAACTATTGAAGCAGAAAAGTCCAACAGCAACTCCGTGA